CTGTCCTGGACGTGCAGAGCAGGTGAGAAGGGAACCAGACAAGCTTTGGGAGACTTGTTAACTAACGCTTGATCCTCTGAACATTCAGGGAGTCGTACTGAAGGAATCATTTTTTTTGAATCGGCCACACAAGAAGAAATGAGGTAGAGCAGTCCCAGCCTCCTGAGATGCTCTTAAACAGGGCACTAATTATTTCTTCATTGCTGTTCCAAGCATCGCTGTTTGCAGGGCTCTTTGCTGTGCTTCCTATTAGGCTGCTTATTCTGGGTTGTCAGTGCGGTGCTGAGAGGTAGCCCTGGCTGGGATTCATTTAGCCCTTCTTATCCCTGACTGGCTTCTAAAGCTTCCGCTTCAAAAGAACTTGCAGAATCAACTGTGCTTTTGGTTTGTGTCTCTGGTTACTTCTGCCTCCTGCAGCtcgttgatttttttaatgtaccatAATTGGGAATTAATCTGCGAACAACAGCATTTGGAAAAAATTAATTGTGTGTGGAATGTTTGATAATCAAGTGCATATGTTAACCATTTCTTTGCTCTTTGTCATTTCAGGCATTGCTCACCGCGATCTGAAGCCAGAAAATATATTGTGTGAATCTCCAGAAAAGGTACTTAGGGCCTGATTTGGGATGTCACAGTTCATACTGACTCAGGGAAGCCACCTTACTTTCAATGTAAATCATTAGCAGCTCTCTCGGCCTCAGGTACCAAGTTGAACTGATTATTATAGGCACATGAGAATATTATACCTAACGTGTAGTGTTTCTACACCCCAAGTAGGGCTAATCCTTGGCCCTTCTGTGCTCTTTATCAGCAGATTGGCTTAAGCCTGAGTGTTTGTAAAATAGATGAGACCTGCACAAAATGAATGTTTTCTAATCCAATGCACCTACCTTTAGAGCAGTAGATGCAAGTCAGACAGCAACTCCATCTTACATCAAGCAAATCTCTGCCTGTAAATGATGTTTATGTTATGGTATATATGCCTGCCGGTGTCCACCACTAGAAGTGATAATTAGGAAGCAAGTTCTTGAAAAGGGTTTctgcttccatttttatttccaaaggtGCCCATTAAAAAGAAGACATTTATACTTGGTGTTGAACAAATGCAACCTGTTTTAATCTTTATCTTAATCTACTAGTAAATGGAAGTGTTTGCATCTTCATAGCATGTATGAATTTGACAAAGTCTTTGTTTGTTAGGAGGGACTTAGGCCCAGGTGGTTTTGATGGCCCACATTCCtagctgtgtgtgtatacatgtgcatATGCATGACACACGTGTCTTGGTTAGGGGAGAGCTCATAAATAAGGAGTGGCTGTGAGGGAACATGTGAGTCAGCCTGCTACTTATAACGCTTTTGTGGGGAATAGAAATGTATTCGCTCAAATAAATCTTGTGACTTCCTGTCAGTGGCACTGGCATAAAACTTTATAATTTATCATGATTATCATTatggttattattaataattatgtttcacatttcttgagcacttaaCATTGTACCAGGCACTTACACTTGTTTTATCTAGTATTTATAAACTCTCATGAGGTAGACactattattatattcattttatggggataaggaaactaaagcttaGATAGATttagaaacttgcccaaagtcactcagCTGATAAGTAGTAGAGATTAAAGCTAAGgtagtctgggcttccctggtggtgcagtggttgagagtccgcctgccaatgcaggaggcacgggttcgtgcccgggtctgggaagatcccacatgccgtggagcggctgggcccgtgagccacggctgctgagcctgtgcatccggagcctgtgctccgcaacgggagaggccacaacagtgagaggcccgcgtaccgcaaaaaaaaaaaaaaaaaaaaaaaaaagacatcatcaagaaagtgaaaaaaacaacccacagaatgggagaaaatatttgcaaatcatatgtctgataagggtttaatatccaaaatatataaagaacttctaaaactcaatatcaaaaagacaacttaatttaaaaatgggcaaagggcttgaaaagacatttctccaaagaaggtatacaaatggccagtaagaacatgaaaagatgctcaacagccttagtcatcagggaaatgcaaatcaaaaccacagtgagataccatgtCACACCTACTGGGATAGTTACagtacagaaaatagaaaataaaaagtgttgagggcttccctggtggcgcagtggttgagaatccgcctgccgatgcaggggacacgggttcgtgccccggcctgggaagatcccacgtgccgcggagcggctgggcctgtgagccatggccgctgagcctgcgcgtccggagcctgtgctccgcaacgggagaggccacaacagtgaggcctgcataccacaaaaaaaaaaaaaaaaaaaaaaaagtgttgataaggatgtggggaaattggGACTCTTCCCcatcactggtgggaatgtaaaacggttcagccactgtggaagacagtttggcagttccttaaaaagctaagcATAGCATTACCATAGCactcagcaattccacacctgtgtatatacccaaaagagttGAAGACAGAGACTTGAacatcaatgttcatagcagcactaatcATACTAGCCAAAGCTGGAAACAgcccaagtatccatcaacagatgaatgggtgaacaaaatgtggtatatctatataatggaatatcgTTCAGCCGTAAAACATAATGAAGTTCTGACGCgtgctaccacatggatgaaccttgaaaccagtatgctgaatgaaataagccagacacaaaaggacaaatttagtgtgattccacttatacggaATATCTGGAATAGGCAAATTCGTAGAGACGAAAAGTAGATTAAATGTTACTGGGGCTggagagagggggaaatggggagttattgcttcATGGGTAGAGTTTCTGTTTGATGTGATGTGACGGTTTGGGAAACATACTGGTAATGGTTGCCCAACAGTATGAATGTAAtaatgctactgaattgtacgcttgaaaatggttaaaatggcatgtttatgttatatatattttaaccacaatgaaaaagagaagctaagtgaaaaagaaaagaagaaagctagAATGTAAggcagagaaaagggagggaggacagaaagAGGTGGGAGCTGCAGCAGGTAAATGGCAAATGGGGACTAGCACTTTTGACTCGCTCGCTGTGCTACTCCACCGCTCGGGCGTTCTCATGCACGCACACAGCGCCTCCCACTTGGCTCCAGAGATGACTCATGCTCTCTGCAGTCTCGGGTGCAGCATCTAGTCCCAGTGGACTGGGCTGCTATGTTGATGCCGCCTAGAGTGACCAACCATCCCAGTTTGCTCGGGCCTAAGGGATTTCCTGGAATGCAGGACTTTCGTTGCTTAAACCCAACAAAACCCCAAGTAAGCAAAGATAGATTGGTCACCCTAAGCCACCTGAGGTGGTCAAGGGTTTTATGCAAAACTCCTTTGCCCTGCAGTGAGTGAGCTACAAGGAGTCTTTCAGGAATACGTGCTAACTTCTCTAACTTCTGAGTTGCAACCTACATTGTTGGCAAGAGTTCCATAGGTTTGCTCCTTGTCTTATACGAAGTTCACAACCACAGTCTAACCCCATGTAGTGCACACATTTTCTCCTAGTAGGGAAATAAGGAAAGAGCATGGAGAAGAGGACACCTTAGGACAAATCCTCAGGTGATTTCTAGTTCACTCAAGAAGAGGAAACATGACTGCCAGGTAAAGCTGGGCTTCAGTGTGGCAGCCACACTGTGGCAGTGTACACACATAGTCACGCTGTCTCCTCACGCCCTTTGGCTGCTCCTATTTGTAACTTTGCTTCCTGCTTTCCATTTCAGGTGTCTCCGGTGAAAATCTGTGACTTTGACTTGGGCAGTGGGGTGAAACTGAACAGCTCCTGCACCCCCATAACCACACCAGAGCTGACCACTCCAGTATGTATGGCTGGGCAACTGTGCCCTCTCCTTCTGAGCTCCTGTCCCTAATGCTCTGGAGACCAGAACAGAGGGCTAAGGAAGGGAAACCGAGTGTATCTGCTGCTGCCTGAGTTGTTGTTTGGCCTCACTTCCCATCTTAAcaaccacccccatcccccacccctcccctgcttAGGTGCTAGTGGAACTGACATTAGAGCTTTCAGTTTGGGGTGGGTCCACTGCTAATGAGGAGACAAATTATATCCATAAGAACAGGCTGAGCCCTGACTCCTGACCCAGGTGAAGACAGACACTACTCTCAGGCCCACCCTTTTGCATATGAGCATGTGGACAGCTCCCATTCCCATGGCAGAGTTGGGGCGCGTCCACCTTATGGTGAAGGTTAGGGAGTGTGGCCTCTGTGGCAAGAACTGAGAGGTCTTTGCACGTAAGGGCCTGGCTGAGTTATCCTGTTGCTCCTCTCACTTCCCATTTCCTGCCCAGATGGTCCTGCTGGGAGCTATTTCTTCCTAAGACATCTCTTGTACATACTGGATACTCTATAATTATAATTCTTTTGAGATTTGCACACTTCAAAAGTgagttttcctaatttttaaaaaaaattttttttggctgcattgggccttcgtagctgtgtgcaggctttctcaagttgcgacaagcagggggctactcttcgttgcagcatgcgggctcagtaattgcagcacgcgggctcagcagttgcggcacgtgagcttagttgctctgcggcatgtgggatcttcccggaccagggctcaaacctgtgtcccctgcattggcaggcggattcttaaccactgattATTAGGGAAGTCCCTAATAATCTTTTATTAAGACGTTTTTAAATATGCCCATGTCTCATTCTAAGCAACATTATTAGAGATGTCTCTGTATTAGCTTCTACTACACTGAGCTACCTTATTCTCAAAGTTATTAACTCTAATTGCCAGCAAAGAAAATGTCCTTTCTCCACTCACCATCTTCCCATCAAATTAGTTGTGTATGTTGCAGGGCTAGGGGGAGGGTTGCCTCCTGGTGAGCCTGAAATAATGAAGAGGGAAGCAAaaagagtttgttttgtttttatcagcAGTCTTCTATGCAAGTATGGGAGGAAGGAATCCTGGATTCTTGACCTGGGTTTGCCACTGATGTGCTAGAACAAATCCCTGTCCCATTCTAGTCCTTGGTTTTCCCATCCATAAATGGGAGACGTGAGGAGATCAGCTTTGTTCTAAGAGCTCTTCTAGCTTTGATGGTCTCTTAATTCTAAATTCTTATTCTTCCATGCTCAAAGCTAGCAGGGAAGCTTGGCAGGACTTCACTTTAAGAAATCCTTGCTGGGCTtgcctggtgttgcagtggttaagaatccacctgccagtgcaggggacacagttttgatccctggtccgggaagatcccacatgctacggagccactaagcccgtgtgccacaactactgagcctgcactctagagcccgtgagccacaactactgaagcccacattcctagagcctgtgctccgcaacaagagaagccactgcaatgagaagcccacgcaccacaaccaagagtagcccccgctcgccgcaactagagaaaagcccgcgcacagcaacaaagacccaactcggccaaaaataaataaataaataaatgcataaaaagaaaaagaaagaaagaaatccttgcTTTATGGAATTGGATCTCCTCCCAAGAGCTGTGCTCCTGGTACATTGAAGTACCTGCTCATTGAGTGACTTTACAGAGAGCCAGGGCAGGGAGAGATTCCTGGAGCTTCTTGACCAGGGGTCTCTGCCTACTGGAGAAGGACCTGAGAAGATAAGAAGGTGACGTGGAACTAACTGGTCCTGGGGATTGTGGGGAATGATAGGATTCAGTTTACAAATGTCCAGTGGCCCAGCTTTTCTAAGTGCCTGGGTGGCACCCGTCAAGCTCTCTGGCTGACTTTCTTGACAGCTTCTTACTCTGCAACTCCATCCTCTTGCTCAAGTCCCCTTATGGTCCCCTCCCTGTGACTAAGCCTCTCTCTTCTCTACCATTTCCCCCTCTCCACCTCTGGCCCCGCCCAGTGTGGCTCTGCAGAATATATGGCCCCTGAGGTGGTAGAAGTCTTCACGGATGAGGCCACTTTTTACGACAAGCGCTGTGACCTGTGGAGCCTGGGTGTGGTCCTCTACATCATGCTGAGTGGCTACCCGCCCTTTGTGGGTCACTGTGGAGCCGACTGTGGCTGGGACCGGGGAGAGGTCTGCACAGTGTGCCAGGTGAGCACAGGGCCTGCTGAGAGGTCAGGCGGCTGGGGGAGGCCAAGCAGGACTGGGCTTGGTGATTGTGCCTGCTCTGGAATGGGGTGTATCGTGCCCTTCCCTCTCAGTCCAGGAGCAGCCAACAGGTGAGATGGAGATCATCAGGCCCTCAGCCCAGAGAGGAGTTCAAGGGAGGATTGTTAGAGAATATCATTCCTGAGCCGAGTGAGTCTCAAAGGAGGAGTCTGGCCCCCTCCAGGAGGGGAAGAGAAGCAAGCAATGAAAGTAGAAGGAACAGCACGAGCAAAGATAGGTTTGAAACAGCGGTGTATGtcgagggaggaagaggaaggataaGGATGCTGGTGGCGGGAGATGAGCCCAGTCATCTGGGTGGAGGGCCCTGGATGAAGGGCTGAGGAATTGGGCATTGTTCTCTAGTTGACATTCCTCACTCGTCACCCACCGGCCCTCCAGGTAGCATCGCCATCCCACCCACCCAGGGCGTTCTATGTGGTTGGATGATTTAGGGGAgggtgggggttggggaaggggcCCTACTCTGGGAAATAACCCAGGCCACTAGCTGCAAGGTGCAGCTGAGGTCGATTGGACCCACGCGATCAGACCATGACAGGCACACCCTGCCCATCCCCTGGCCAGTGTGGCCTCAGTAGGAATCTTCTTTACCTAGAACAAGCTGTTTGAGAGCATCCAGGAAGGCAAGTATGAGTTTCCTGACAAGGACTGGGCTCATATCTCCAATGAGGCCAAAGACCTCATCTCCAAGCTCCTGGTTCGAGATACGAAACAGAGACTGAGTGCCGCCCAAGTTCTGCAGCACCCGTGGGTGCAGGGGGTGAGTGActtgttgggggggtgggggcgtccACCTCTTCAGGGCTGCAGCAAGGCATGAGGAAGCTCTCACCACCCCGGTGGCTGATCTCAGCTGGAGGGAGCCGGATGGCAGCTTCAACCCCTGTGCACGTAGAACTGAACTGACCCCTGGCCTAACCCCACACCGAGCGCCTTACAGATATCACTGACTCGGCTCTAACCTTGGCCACAGACTAAGCCCCAGGCGGCCCATGCCCCTCTGGAATGGAAGAGGCCTCTGGGAGATTCTCAGTGTGCGTCCCACTATTGGCAGAGGCACACAGTGGAGAGAGCAGCCTGGATGGTAGCACCATCCCCTCATACAGAAATTTCGTTAGCTGAGAGCACGCAGAAACAAGGCCTTTCCCCCCTGCTTGCTGTGCGGCTGCACTGGGGGCTCATAGGTTCCCCTTGTGCTGCTGGGATCTGGCTGCAGCTTTCCTGAAAGGCAAAGGCTGGTGTTTTCCCCAAAGAAAGGCTCCAAGTCTTcactagaaaacatttttaaccatCCTCCTCAGTTAATCATGATACCAGACCTCTGTCCCTCCAAGGGGTCTGCCAAATCTCCCGTGATGTACTGCGTCTCCTTGGTCTGCCATTTCCTAGCCAGCCTCAGTGGCCCTGACAGTGGAAGGAAGCAAGCGTTGCCAGCCCCAGTTACAGGCAGGAACCCAATCCGTGGGTCTCCAAGTGGCTGATTCCCAACCACCCAagagctgctgcagccacccaAGTGCTGCACTACTGAGCACTTACCACATGCCAGACTCTGGCAGTAGCAGGAAGAGCGAGACCCAAGCCCTGTCTTCATGTTCTGATGGGGAGAGGGAACCAAGGGATTAAGTGATAGGCTAGTACAACAAAAGTGTTATCAAAAGTGTTCAGGGCACCAAAGGACAAGGACCCACCTCTGCTTGGGACAGGGGTTGGGGGGCAGCAAGGAAGGGGGACTGTCTCATGGGGGAAGTGACCCTGGAGCTGGGTCCTGGAGGGTGATTAGGACTTTGCCAGGTAAAGAGAGGGCTCTCCTTGCAGAGGCAGCTGGGTTGGGGGCTGTACCTTGCTTTCTGTCTCCTTGGAAGGTCTGACCCTGCAGGCACGCATGGGCAAGTCCCTGTGCTGGGCCCGAGCCTCTAGTAACCTACCCACTCGGCTGGCCTGGGTGGGGGCAGCTCTTGAAAAGAGGGAGCAGCGCTTACCCACACATCTGTCCTTCCCGTTCTAGCAAGCTCCAGAAAGGGGACTCCCCACGCCGCAAGTCCTCCAGAGGTAAATGCTCCTGCTGCACTCCACGCCCTTCCTCATTTGGCTTTGACTTTCCCCTCAAGCTGTCAGCCACACTGGGGCCCATCCCCCTGTGGGGGACTGGGAGCCTATCTCTAGGCTCAGGTATCCTCTTCCTGAATGGGCTCCTGGTCTCCCTCTCCTCGCTCCTCTTCCTTGTCTCCCTCTACATTAGGTCTGGCTCCCTCGTTTCTTTTCTTCCACCTGGATGGCTTCCCCTGCCCCAGTATCTTTAAGATCCCGCCTTAGGCTGTTTGCAGGAGGAAAAACCTGTTTTGTAGATCCACATGAATCCTAACTGGAAATCACTATTTACTGCCCGAAGGCACACCAAGGTTTCCTTCTGCTGCTGCCGGTTGGTGAAAGTAGCAGGAACC
This genomic stretch from Kogia breviceps isolate mKogBre1 chromosome 1, mKogBre1 haplotype 1, whole genome shotgun sequence harbors:
- the MKNK1 gene encoding MAP kinase-interacting serine/threonine-protein kinase 1 isoform X8, with protein sequence MGSSEPVPITESDKRKKKKRKSRATDSLPGKFEDTYKLTSELLGEGAYAKVQGAVSLQSGKEYAVKIIEKHAGHSRSRVFREVETLYQCQGNKNILELIEFFEDDTRFYLVFEKLQGGSILTHIQKQKHFNEREASRVVQDVAAALDFLHTKGIAHRDLKPENILCESPEKVSPVKICDFDLGSGVKLNSSCTPITTPELTTPCGSAEYMAPEVVEVFTDEATFYDKRCDLWSLGVVLYIMLSGYPPFVGHCGADCGWDRGEVCTVCQNKLFESIQEGKYEFPDKDWAHISNEAKDLISKLLVRDTKQRLSAAQVLQHPWVQGK
- the MKNK1 gene encoding MAP kinase-interacting serine/threonine-protein kinase 1 isoform X7, producing MQNRPEMGSSEPVPITESDKRKKKKRKSRATDSLPGKFEDTYKLTSELLGEGAYAKVQGAVSLQSGKEYAVKIIEKHAGHSRSRVFREVETLYQCQGNKNILELIEFFEDDTRFYLVFEKLQGGSILTHIQKQKHFNEREASRVVQDVAAALDFLHTKGIAHRDLKPENILCESPEKVSPVKICDFDLGSGVKLNSSCTPITTPELTTPCGSAEYMAPEVVEVFTDEATFYDKRCDLWSLGVVLYIMLSGYPPFVGHCGADCGWDRGEVCTVCQNKLFESIQEGKYEFPDKDWAHISNEAKDLISKLLVRDTKQRLSAAQVLQHPWVQGK